The sequence CCTCGCCGAGGTCGCGGGCTCTCTTCGCGACGACTCGGGCGAGCTTCTGGTAGGACCAGCCCCGCTGGGCGCGGACGAACGTCAGTGGATGTGCGCAGGCCTGGGCGTTACCCGACATCGTTGACGATCCTCTCTGGTTGGGGGTACGGGTGCCTCATGGGTCTCGCTAATTCCAGCGAGTTGCGAGTGCGATGGGTGCACTGAACGCACGCCAAATCGGTGCTTTCCAGTGCGGAACGGTTGTCATTGCCGGCTGCCTCGGGAATGGAATGGGCTGAAAGAAGCGACAGGTGTGCGTGGCCTGGAACGGATGTCGGGCAGGTCCGTGGCATCGTGTCTTCATAAGATCCGAAACCTGGGAATCACCCGCGCGGAGTCGGCGGCCCCGGTGTTGGATTCAGCGGGATTCCGCGACCTGGGAAGGCTCTCCGCGGCTCGGTCCCGGCCGGCCGGGGAGAGCGTCAGGCGATGTCGGGAGGCAGCAGGAGGGACGCCACGGCACGGTGTGTCGAGGCGCAGGGGGTGTGCCGGGCGCGGCCGTCCTCCCAGCCGTGACCGCAGTCAGGGCAGCGGCGGGGGATGACGGTCAGGACGCGGGCCATATCGGAGGTGCGCCGGAGCCTGCGTGCGGTGATCGTCGCCCCGACGGCGGTCACGGTTGCCAGGACAAGGGCAGCCAGAGCGAGGGTGACGGCGGCCACCATGTATTGCCTCCTAAGACAGGGAAGGCGGGGGACTGGACTGCGTCCCCCCGCCTTCGCCCGGACCCGTCGCGCGCGCCGATTGCTTCGGCGGGCCTGATCACCACCTCGTTGTAGTGATCTGTCTGCGGACAGTACGCCCGTGCAGACGCCTTTGCATGCGCAATGCCACACCCGGCCCACTCGCCGCCCATGGGGATCCGGAAAGCAGGTGGGAGTTGGCTGACCAGTGGATTTCAAACTGATGCACAACTGGCAGGTAGGTGCTTCTGTCGATCGGCTTGATCTGCCTTTTCTCGCGCGGTTGCCATTCGATCTGTGCCCGACGTCACAGCCTGGCGGGGCGCGATCGATGAATGCGCGGCATCGATTCCTGCGCGGTAAACCTGATATGTCCCGAATTATCTCGGTGTCCCACGTCACAGCCGGGGCCGCCGCGGTGATCTACGACAGGCCATGAACCGCTGCCCCATCGACGTTTCGCGGGGCGTGGCCCAGGCCCGGCCGCGCCTGGGTGGCCGTCCCCTGGCGGGCTCGCGTGCCGGCGGCGTCGCTCAGCCCCGGGTGACGGTTCCCTGGGTGTCGGTGTACGTGGCCGAGCACTGCTTGTGGCCGGTGTCGGCCACATTCCAGATGCAGATGTGGACCGAGAGCTTGTAGTAGCCGAAATACAGGAAGCCGCCGGGGGCGGAGTTCTTCTCGGCGTAGTTCTCGGCGGTGAGCCTGACCGTCGAGTCGCCGAGGGTGTCGCTGGTCGTGATGACATCGGCGGCACAGGAGGCGGCACCGGCGGAAAGCGTTCCGTAGAGGATGTCGGAGAAGTCCAGCCAGCCGGCGCAGCCGGCGACGCTGACCGACGACCCGGCCTGATAGCTCGGGTCGGACCCGGGACCCGCGGGGCCGGCCTGGCCCGAGCTGGCGGTCGGTCGGATGGTGGGCGGCGCGGTCTGGGACGGGACGCTCGCGGGCCCCGCGCCAGCCGATGAGCTGACGGTCTGGGGTGTCACGGCCGACGTGGCGGTGCTCGGCGTGACAGCCGGTGTCGTGGCCGGCCCGGACGGCGGGGTCGCCGGGGCGGAGGTGGCCGTCGCCGTCGGAGGCCGCGCGCTGACCGAGACGTCGGTGGCGTTCTTCGCCGCCGCGTGGCTCCCGCCCGAGCGGATGCCGGCGTCGAGCAGGCCCACCGGCACGGCGACGGCGGCCACCACGAGGGCGCAGACGAAGGCCAGCCGCGCCAGCCTGCGCCGAGACCTGCCCGTCGCGTCCGGCGGCGCGCTCCCGTCGGCGACCTTCCCGGCGGCGACCTTGCCGTCGATGGAGGCGGGCGGCGGGTTTCCGCCGGCTGCCGGCGCGGCGCCAGCGGCGGCCGGGTCCTCATCGGCGGCCGGCCCGGCCGGGGCAACACCCGCACTGGCCACGGCGCCCGGACTGGCGACGGCTACGGCCGGCTCGGCCAGGGCGACAGCTGCGCCGGCTACCGCGACAGCCGGCGCGCGTTCGGCGGGAGCCAGCGCGGCTCCCAGGGCAGCCAGCTCGCCTCCGGCAAGTCCGGCCAGGGGCCGATCAGACTCGGTGGCTGTGGCTGTGGCGTCCGGGTCGGTGTCGGCCGGGTCGGCGGCGGCGCGGACGGCGTCGTCGACGTGCAGCGGGACCCCGGAACGGGCGGCCCAGCCGGCGCCGAAGGCCTGGGCGGCCGCTCCCGCGAGGTCCACCGCGAACGCCCGGGCGTCCTGGTGGCGCTCGGCGGGGTCCTTGGCCAGCGCGCGCCGCACGACGGCGGCCAGCCGCGGGTCCACCCCGGTCAGCGGCGCCGGCGTCACGGTCAGCTGCTGGTACAGCATCGCGTGCACGGGCTGCTTCGGGTCGAACATGGGGCGCCCGGCCAGCAGCCGGTAGAGCACGACGGCCAGGGCGTAGAGGTCGGTGCCGGGGCCGAGCCGCCCGCCCTGGATCTGCTCCGGCGCCATGTAGAGGGGAGTGCCGACCGTCCCGCTGGCGGTGGCCGCGGACCCCTCGAAGACCTTCGCGAGCCCGAAGTCGCTGACCTTCGGGGTTCCGTCCGTGCCGAACAGGATGTTGTCGGGCTTGATGTCCCGGTGCAGGACGCCCTCGCCGTGCGCGTGCTCCAGCGCCGCGGCGACCGCCAGCCCGACGGCGCAGGCCTGCTCGGGGCCGAGCTCGGCCAGCCGGTTGGTCAGCGTGCCCCCGGCCAGCAGCTCCATGACCACCAGGCAGAGGCCCTCGGCCTCGACGTAGTCGTGCACGCGGACCAGGTGCGGATGGTCCAGCCTGGCCAGCAGCCGGGCCTCGGAGATGAAGCCGGACGCGACGCCCGCGGAGCCGTCGGCGTCCATCACCTTGATCGCTACTGAGCGGCCCATCCGGCGGTGTTGGCCGCCCACCACCAGGCCGAACGCGCCGGCCCCGAGCCGGCCGGCGACCCGGTAGCCGGGCAGGGCCTTCTCCAGCCGCTCGCGATCGACGATCACCGAGCGCTCCGGCGGCCTCGCGGCTTGACCCACTGCCCCGTCATGGACACCGGAGTCTAGTCGCGAGGCCACATATCGCCGCAGAACGGCCACGCCGGGTGCAACCAGCGACCGGCCGGGTCAGGGCTCCATCTTCTGCAGGAAGGTCAGCAGGTCGTCCGCGTGCTCCTCCTCCTGCTCCAGAATCCCTTCGAACATCCGACGGGACGTCGGGTCCTTCTCGCCGAGCCACCCGATGATCTCGGTGTAGGAGGCGATCGCGATCCGCTCGGCGACCAGGTCCTCCCTGACCATCTCCAGGAGGCCGGGACTGGCGTCGTACTCGGCGTGCGAACGCATCGTCAACGTGTCGGGGTCGAAGTCCGGCGATCCACCCAGCTGCGTGATGCGGGCGGCGAGCAGGTCGGCGTGCGCCTGCTCCTCGGTCGCGTGCTGCGCGAACTCCGCCGCGACCTGGCCCGAGCCGAGGCCCTGCGCGGTGAAGAAATGCCGCTTGTAGCGCAGGACGCAGACCAGTTCGGTGGCGAGCGCCTCATTGCACACGTCGATGACCCGAGCCAGGTCGGCGCCGTACGCGTCCGTCACCGGACCGCGTTCGATCTGCTCGCGGGCCCGCGCCCGGAGGGTCTTCACATCCGTCAGGAAGTCCGTCATCGCTGCTCCTTCAGCCTGGGTCGTAGTCCCCTCCTGTCCACCGGCGGCGGGGCTCACACCATCGGCCGCTGAAACCTGGGCCACTCGCGGTTCACGTTCCCGGGGACGCGCTTTCACCGGTCAAGCGGGACAACTCTCCCGCCAGGGTTACTGGCGTGACCATGAGGTAACCGATCGTAGCGTCGTCCGGCTATAAAGAGGCGACCTCGCGATCATGGGAAACCGATGGCCCGTGACGGACACGACGGTCGCGAGGGAGGAGACCGGTGATTCGGCTCACCGACCGGGCGCGCGCGGCACTGCGCGACGGCGAGATGATCGTGTTCGACTGGGCCGCGCTCGGCGTCTGCTGCGGGTGTACCGGCCACCCGTGGCTGCGCACGGCCCCCCGCGCGGTCGCGCTGCGGTCGCGCCGCCTGCGCCCGGTGGCGGCGGATCCGGCCGGCAGCGTGCTGGCCCACCCGCGTGCCTACCCGGACCTGGTGGGCCGGGACGTCGTGGTCGACTGCCGGCACCGGTTCGGCTTCCGGCGCTTCAGCAGCGATCTGCCCCAGGGGCTCGACCTCACGGGTCGGCACGCGCGGCCCGTCTCCACCGCTGGCTCGGGCGGCCGGGTATGAGCGCGCCGCGCGAAGCGTTCGGTGCCGACCGCCCGTCCGGCGGCGGCACGGCCCAACGCCTGCGGTCGATCGCCGGCTGGGCCGCCGTGTCGGTGGCCGGCGCGATCGGCTGGGCCGTGCTCGCGCTCTCCCGGCACGAGTCGGTCTCCGCCGCCTGGATGCTGGTCGCGGGCCTCGGCTCGTTCGCGATCGCCTTCCGGTTCTACGCCCGGTTCCTCGCCACCAGGGTGCTGCGGGTGGATGACGGTCGGGCGACGCCGGCCGAGCGCCTCGACAACGGCGTCGACTACCAGCCGACCGACCGGCGGGTCCTGTTCGGGCACCACTTCGCCGCCATCGCCGGCGCCGGGCCGCTCGTCGGCCCCGTCCTCGCGGCGCAGATGGGCTACCTGCCCGGCACGATCTGGATCGTCGCCGGAGTGATCTTCGCGGGCGCGGTGCAGGACATGGTCACGCTGTTCTTCTCGATGCGGCGCGACGGTAAGAGCCTCGGCCAGCTGGCTCGCGACGAGATCGGCCCGGTCGGCGGCGCGGCGGCGCTGGTCGGCGTCTTCGCGATCATGATCATCCTGCTGGCGGTGCTCGCGCTCGTCGTGGTCGGGGCCCTCGCGCATTCCCCGTGGGGGACGTTCTCGATCGCGATGACGATCCCGATCGCGCTCTTCATGGGCGTCTACCTGCGGGTGCTGCGGCCGGGGCGGATCGCCGAGGCCACCGCGCTCGGCGTCGCGGCACTGCTCGCGGCGATCGTCGGTGGCCACTGGGTCCAGGAGTCCAGCCTCGCCGCCGCCTTCACGCTCAGCCCGAAGGCGCTGGTCGGCTGCCTGGTGGCGTACGGATTCGTCGCCTCGGTGCTGCCGGTGTGGGTGCTGCTCGCGCCCCGCGACTATCTGTCCACCTTCATGAAGGTGGGCACCATCGGATTGCTCGCCGTCGGGGTTCTCGTGGAGCTCCCGACGCTGCGCGCGGACGCGATCAGCCCCTTCGCCACCCGTGGCAACGGTCCGGTGTTCGCCGGCAGCCTGTTCCCGTTCCTTTTCATCACCATCGCGTGCGGGGCCCTGTCCGGGTTCCACGCGCTCGTCGCGTCCGGCACCACCCCGAAGCTGATCCAGAAGGAGTCGCAGATCCGGCTGGTCGGCTACGGCGCGATGCTGACCGAGTCCTTCGTCGCGTTGATGGCGCTGATCGCGGCGGCGGTGCTCAGCCCCGGTCTGTACTTCGCGATGAACGCGCCCGCCGGGGTCGTCGGCAGCACGGCGTCGTCGGCGTCGACCGCGGTCGCCCACCTGGGATTCAGCGTCACGCCGGACACGCTCGCCGCCGCGGCCCGGTCCGTCGGTGAATCGTCACTGGTCGCCCGCACCGGAGGCGCCCCGACGCTCGCCGTCGGCATGTCCCACATCCTTTCCGGTGCCTTCGGCAGCGGCGCGTTGAGCGCGTTCTGGTATCACTTCGCGATCATGTTCGAGGCGCTGTTCATTCTCACCACCATCGACGCCGGCACCCGCGTCGGCCGGTTCATGCTGCAGGACATGCTCGGAAACGTCTGGAAACCGATCGGGCGGGTGAGCTGGTGGCCGGGGGTCTGGCTGAGCAGCGCCCTGGTGGTCGGCGCCTGGGGCTATTTCCTCTGGGCCGGGGTGACCGACCCGCTCGGCGGCATCAACCAGCTTTTCCCGCTGTTCGGCCTGGCCAACCAGCTGCTCGCGGCCATCGCCCTGACGGTGGCGACCACCCTGTTCGTCAAGAGCGGGCGCGCGCGGTGGGCCTGGGTGACCGGGGTTCCGCTGGCCTGGGACGTCGCGGTCACCTTCACCGCCACCTGGCAGAAGGTGTTCTCCGAGGATCCCAAGCTCGGCTTCTTCGCGCAGCGGGACCGCTACGCCGGCGCGCTCGACGACGGGAAGCTGCTGGCGCCGGCCAAGAGCATCGGTGACATGCACAAGATCGTGCAGAACTCGACGGTGGACGGGGTCCTCGCGCTGACGTTCGGCCTGCTGGTCCTCGTCGTGCTCGCCGACGCGACCCGGGTCTGCCTGCGCGCGGTCCTCGCCCGGACACCGGCGCCGACCACGGAGACGGCCTACGTGGCCTCGCGGCTCGTCGTGCCCACCGGGCTCTTCGCGAGCGAGGCGGTCGCCCGGCCACGCGGGAGCCTGGACGACGCGACCGTTCCGCGGCAGCACGAGTCCGTCCTGCCACCGGTCCACTGACCCGGGCCAGGCGCTGACCCGGGCCTGGGGTCAGAAGGCGTGCCAGCCGTCCTCGCCGACACCGCCGGGGATGGGCGCGTCCGGCTGGTAGGGCGCCCGGGTGAAGACGAAGCTGCCGAGGTCCAGGTGGGTGCCGGCGGCGTCCGGCGCCCGCACCACCCGCAGCGTCTCGCCCGCGTAGTAGCCGTCCAGGCCGGTCCAGGTGCCGTCCACCTCGGCCCGGAACCGGGAGCCGCGGCCGGTCTGGCCGACCGGGGTGAGCTCCAGCCCCCGGTCGGCCAGCAGCCGCAGCAGATGCGGGGACGGGCCCCAGTACCAGGGCCCGGTGAGCGCCAGAAGCTCCGGGTCGGCCGTGGGCAGCGGGCGCCACGGCTCGGGAGGCCGCGGTTCGTGCTCGGCGACGATCTGCACCAGGTCGGCGGCGATGGACCCGACCGCCGGGCCAGAGGTCACGTTCGCCAGCACGACGGCGGCGACGTCCTCGCGTTCGCTCACCCACAGCGCGGCCAGGAATCCCGGCATCGAGCCGGTGTGCCCGAACAGGACCTGCCCGCCGTGGCGCCGCAGCTGCAGGCCGAGCCCGTACGCGGTGGCCCAGTCGTCGGTCTCGTCGGGCCCCGACGCGGGCCGGCGCATCTCGGTGATCGTGGCGCGGCCCAGGACGCCCTCGGCGCCGCCGGCGAGGAACGCCGCCCACCGGGCCAGGTCCGCGGCGGTCGACCAGAGCTGGCCCGCCGGCGCCATCACCCCGGTGTCCGTCAACGGCTCGGGCAGCATCACGTCCGCCCACGGATGCACCGCGAAGCCCCCGGCGTGCGGGGCCTGGGGCGACAGCGAGGTCCGGGTCATCCCGAGCGGGGCGAGCACGTCGTCGCGCAGCGCGTCGGCCCACGACGTCCCACGCAGCCGGCCGACCAGCGCGCCCAGCAGCGCGAACCCCGGGTTCGAGTAGTGGAAGCGGCGACCGGCCGGATGCCGCGTCGGCGGCTCGCCCAGCACGTCGGCCAGCCTCGGCCGCACGGTCCCGGGGGTGCGCTCCCACCAGGGCTCCGGCGTCTCCGCCGCGAGCCCGGAGGTGTGGCCCAGCAGTTGGGCGATCGTCAGCGGCCCGGCGGCGGTGCCGGGCAGGTGGCGCTCCAGCGGGTCGGCCAGGTCCAGCCGGCCCTCGTCCCGCAGGCGCATGACCTGCACGGCGACGAAGCTCTTCGTGATGGAACCGATCCGGTACTGGACGTCGGCGTCCGGGGCGTGGCCGTCGATCATGCTGCGGCCGCCGGACCAGACCAGCTGCCCGCCACGCACCACGGCACCCATCAGCGAGGGCGTGCGGCCGGCCGCCTGGCCGACGGCCAGCCGGTGGCGCAGCGCGCGCCTGGTGGCGACCAGCAGCTCCTCGGAAGGCAACGTCGTCCCCTCTCGCCCAGCCCTCTCACCCAGGGCTGTCCGTCCGACCGTACCGGGCACGTAGCCGGGGCACGCCATGGCGACCGCGTGGCCGAGGGGTAGGCCTCCCGGCGGCGGCCGGGCCGACGGCCCATGATCGCCGTCTTGGCCCTCGGATGGTCGTCGCCGAGCCTGTTTCATAGCCACCAGAGGGCGGAAACGGCGATCAAGATGATGGGCGGGCCGTCTACGGGCACCGGTGCGAGCGCCGGCGGCGCCGTCGGTCGCCCGCGGCGGACGCCCTTGATACGTTCTACATTATC is a genomic window of Pseudofrankia inefficax containing:
- a CDS encoding serine/threonine-protein kinase; translated protein: MIVDRERLEKALPGYRVAGRLGAGAFGLVVGGQHRRMGRSVAIKVMDADGSAGVASGFISEARLLARLDHPHLVRVHDYVEAEGLCLVVMELLAGGTLTNRLAELGPEQACAVGLAVAAALEHAHGEGVLHRDIKPDNILFGTDGTPKVSDFGLAKVFEGSAATASGTVGTPLYMAPEQIQGGRLGPGTDLYALAVVLYRLLAGRPMFDPKQPVHAMLYQQLTVTPAPLTGVDPRLAAVVRRALAKDPAERHQDARAFAVDLAGAAAQAFGAGWAARSGVPLHVDDAVRAAADPADTDPDATATATESDRPLAGLAGGELAALGAALAPAERAPAVAVAGAAVALAEPAVAVASPGAVASAGVAPAGPAADEDPAAAGAAPAAGGNPPPASIDGKVAAGKVADGSAPPDATGRSRRRLARLAFVCALVVAAVAVPVGLLDAGIRSGGSHAAAKNATDVSVSARPPTATATSAPATPPSGPATTPAVTPSTATSAVTPQTVSSSAGAGPASVPSQTAPPTIRPTASSGQAGPAGPGSDPSYQAGSSVSVAGCAGWLDFSDILYGTLSAGAASCAADVITTSDTLGDSTVRLTAENYAEKNSAPGGFLYFGYYKLSVHICIWNVADTGHKQCSATYTDTQGTVTRG
- a CDS encoding serine hydrolase domain-containing protein; the encoded protein is MPSEELLVATRRALRHRLAVGQAAGRTPSLMGAVVRGGQLVWSGGRSMIDGHAPDADVQYRIGSITKSFVAVQVMRLRDEGRLDLADPLERHLPGTAAGPLTIAQLLGHTSGLAAETPEPWWERTPGTVRPRLADVLGEPPTRHPAGRRFHYSNPGFALLGALVGRLRGTSWADALRDDVLAPLGMTRTSLSPQAPHAGGFAVHPWADVMLPEPLTDTGVMAPAGQLWSTAADLARWAAFLAGGAEGVLGRATITEMRRPASGPDETDDWATAYGLGLQLRRHGGQVLFGHTGSMPGFLAALWVSEREDVAAVVLANVTSGPAVGSIAADLVQIVAEHEPRPPEPWRPLPTADPELLALTGPWYWGPSPHLLRLLADRGLELTPVGQTGRGSRFRAEVDGTWTGLDGYYAGETLRVVRAPDAAGTHLDLGSFVFTRAPYQPDAPIPGGVGEDGWHAF
- a CDS encoding ferritin-like domain-containing protein, with protein sequence MTDFLTDVKTLRARAREQIERGPVTDAYGADLARVIDVCNEALATELVCVLRYKRHFFTAQGLGSGQVAAEFAQHATEEQAHADLLAARITQLGGSPDFDPDTLTMRSHAEYDASPGLLEMVREDLVAERIAIASYTEIIGWLGEKDPTSRRMFEGILEQEEEHADDLLTFLQKMEP
- a CDS encoding carbon starvation CstA family protein, whose amino-acid sequence is MSAPREAFGADRPSGGGTAQRLRSIAGWAAVSVAGAIGWAVLALSRHESVSAAWMLVAGLGSFAIAFRFYARFLATRVLRVDDGRATPAERLDNGVDYQPTDRRVLFGHHFAAIAGAGPLVGPVLAAQMGYLPGTIWIVAGVIFAGAVQDMVTLFFSMRRDGKSLGQLARDEIGPVGGAAALVGVFAIMIILLAVLALVVVGALAHSPWGTFSIAMTIPIALFMGVYLRVLRPGRIAEATALGVAALLAAIVGGHWVQESSLAAAFTLSPKALVGCLVAYGFVASVLPVWVLLAPRDYLSTFMKVGTIGLLAVGVLVELPTLRADAISPFATRGNGPVFAGSLFPFLFITIACGALSGFHALVASGTTPKLIQKESQIRLVGYGAMLTESFVALMALIAAAVLSPGLYFAMNAPAGVVGSTASSASTAVAHLGFSVTPDTLAAAARSVGESSLVARTGGAPTLAVGMSHILSGAFGSGALSAFWYHFAIMFEALFILTTIDAGTRVGRFMLQDMLGNVWKPIGRVSWWPGVWLSSALVVGAWGYFLWAGVTDPLGGINQLFPLFGLANQLLAAIALTVATTLFVKSGRARWAWVTGVPLAWDVAVTFTATWQKVFSEDPKLGFFAQRDRYAGALDDGKLLAPAKSIGDMHKIVQNSTVDGVLALTFGLLVLVVLADATRVCLRAVLARTPAPTTETAYVASRLVVPTGLFASEAVARPRGSLDDATVPRQHESVLPPVH